Proteins found in one Cellulomonas palmilytica genomic segment:
- a CDS encoding polysaccharide pyruvyl transferase family protein: MTTQVGGRRPARAHGGGPRSGTLGPVDEAGDYLRRVGGVHAFQWNPLREIDGEPQLLNNFGDLLGPLVVELVLESIAPGTRLDETPERRVVSVGSVMHFARPRDVVWGTGINGKVTNARVHGERKLDVRAVRGPLSAAYMTARGIEVPEVYGDPAMLLPMLMPELARWARHPVTDLLVAPNLNDLRSADLPGSTPAWPVDREAGQRLLVPTDPVRTVLRTIAQSRFVVGSSLHAVIIADALGIPARFVASAHESVFKYRDYLAGTGRPLTRIAGSVEQALELGPHEPPVIDLERLLAAFPRDVWALGSRPTGWAGRELGVARFPGVVTSDLLRMTRDQLSADDLRARWLDQLVPRAVAAATGEEVAPFVLDPTDRPAGAPPAAAEPDDAPTDEAEPDEPPADPADDEVPGAGPSDEEGLDEDAPEEAPEDPLEVAATYRELVVPGLDTTTLDDGLRDLAELVQRRDAARLAVAARLHGRPAAAELRAHRPAAGGWVVSLTVQVPHVRGGIDELALVLRAQGSDATVVVPVPRSPFHARQWHLDVDVLVPRHALESAAASAPGSDRWDVHVLLVEGHGARSEVPLAPRGTLGLVMSGAGGETPPPTAWTLVVDPTAVPA, from the coding sequence ATGACGACGCAGGTGGGCGGGCGTCGTCCGGCACGCGCGCACGGCGGCGGTCCGCGCTCCGGTACCCTCGGCCCGGTGGACGAGGCTGGCGACTACCTGCGGCGCGTCGGTGGCGTGCACGCGTTCCAGTGGAACCCGCTGCGCGAGATCGACGGCGAGCCGCAGCTGCTGAACAACTTCGGCGACCTGCTCGGCCCCCTCGTGGTCGAGCTCGTGCTCGAGTCGATCGCGCCGGGCACCCGGCTGGACGAGACCCCCGAGCGGCGCGTCGTGTCCGTCGGCTCGGTCATGCACTTCGCGCGCCCGCGCGACGTGGTGTGGGGCACGGGCATCAACGGCAAGGTGACGAACGCGCGCGTGCACGGCGAGCGCAAGCTCGACGTCCGCGCGGTGCGCGGCCCGCTGTCCGCGGCCTACATGACCGCGCGCGGCATCGAGGTGCCCGAGGTCTACGGCGACCCGGCGATGCTCCTGCCGATGCTCATGCCCGAGCTCGCGCGCTGGGCGCGCCACCCGGTGACCGACCTGCTCGTCGCCCCGAACCTCAACGACCTCCGCTCGGCCGACCTCCCCGGCTCGACCCCCGCGTGGCCCGTGGACCGCGAGGCCGGTCAGCGCCTGCTCGTCCCCACCGACCCGGTGCGCACGGTGCTGCGCACCATCGCACAGTCCCGCTTCGTGGTCGGGTCGTCCCTGCACGCCGTGATCATCGCGGACGCGCTCGGCATCCCCGCGCGGTTCGTCGCGTCCGCGCACGAGTCCGTGTTCAAGTACCGCGACTACCTCGCGGGCACCGGCCGTCCCCTCACCCGCATCGCGGGCTCGGTCGAGCAGGCGCTCGAGCTCGGCCCGCACGAGCCCCCGGTGATCGACCTCGAGCGGCTGCTCGCGGCGTTCCCGCGCGACGTGTGGGCGCTCGGCTCGCGGCCGACCGGCTGGGCGGGGCGCGAGCTCGGCGTCGCGCGCTTCCCGGGCGTCGTCACGAGCGACCTGCTGCGCATGACGCGCGACCAGCTGTCGGCCGACGACCTGCGCGCGCGGTGGCTCGACCAGCTCGTGCCGCGTGCCGTGGCCGCCGCGACCGGCGAGGAGGTCGCCCCGTTCGTCCTCGACCCGACCGACCGCCCCGCGGGAGCACCGCCGGCCGCGGCCGAGCCCGACGACGCCCCCACCGACGAGGCGGAGCCCGACGAGCCACCCGCCGACCCGGCCGACGACGAGGTGCCCGGCGCGGGCCCGTCCGACGAGGAGGGACTCGACGAGGACGCACCCGAGGAGGCCCCCGAGGACCCGCTCGAGGTCGCTGCGACCTACCGCGAGCTCGTCGTGCCCGGGCTCGACACCACGACGCTCGACGACGGCCTGCGCGACCTCGCGGAGCTCGTGCAGCGCCGCGACGCGGCACGGCTCGCGGTCGCGGCGCGCCTGCACGGCCGCCCGGCGGCCGCCGAGCTGCGCGCGCACCGCCCGGCCGCGGGCGGGTGGGTCGTGAGCCTCACCGTGCAGGTGCCGCACGTGCGCGGCGGGATCGACGAGCTCGCGCTCGTGCTGCGCGCGCAGGGCTCGGACGCGACCGTCGTCGTGCCCGTACCGCGCTCGCCGTTCCACGCCCGGCAGTGGCACCTCGACGTCGACGTCCTCGTGCCGAGGCACGCGCTCGAGTCCGCGGCCGCGAGCGCGCCCGGCAGCGACCGCTGGGACGTGCACGTCCTGCTCGTCGAGGGCCACGGCGCACGCTCCGAGGTCCCGCTCGCGCCGCGCGGGACGCTCGGCCTGGTCATGTCCGGCGCGGGCGGCGAGACCCCGCCCCCGACCGCCTGGACGCTCGTCGTCGACCCGACCGCCGTCCCGGCGTGA
- a CDS encoding inositol monophosphatase family protein has protein sequence MTDHELAAALAAGAGEVLLAERERGDVADLRARGDAVAQTHLARELARLRPYDAVLSEEAADDLARLDAERVWVVDPLDGTREYAERHDDGSWRDDWAVHVALWQRGHGLVAGAVALPGRGVVLRTDAPAARPARHDGPLRLAVSRSRPPALVGALATLADVELVPMGSAGVKVASVVTGETDAYVHAGGQYEWDSAAPVAVATAAGLHCSRVDGRALEYNRRDPWLPDLLVCEPGRSAELLDLVAKAQALVAADARPQASTREDGVS, from the coding sequence ATGACCGACCACGAGCTGGCCGCCGCGCTCGCGGCGGGAGCGGGCGAGGTGCTGCTCGCCGAGCGCGAGCGAGGCGACGTCGCCGACCTGCGCGCGCGCGGCGACGCCGTGGCCCAGACCCACCTCGCGCGCGAGCTCGCGCGCCTGCGGCCGTACGACGCGGTGCTGTCGGAGGAGGCGGCCGACGACCTCGCCCGGCTGGACGCGGAGCGCGTGTGGGTCGTCGACCCGCTCGACGGCACGCGCGAGTACGCCGAGCGGCACGACGACGGCTCGTGGCGCGACGACTGGGCGGTGCACGTCGCGCTCTGGCAGCGGGGCCACGGGCTCGTCGCGGGCGCGGTCGCGCTGCCCGGCCGAGGCGTCGTGCTGCGGACCGACGCACCCGCCGCACGGCCCGCCCGGCACGACGGCCCGCTGCGGCTCGCCGTCAGCAGGTCGCGTCCGCCGGCGCTCGTCGGCGCGCTCGCGACCCTGGCGGACGTGGAGCTCGTGCCCATGGGCTCGGCGGGCGTCAAGGTCGCGTCCGTCGTGACGGGCGAGACCGACGCGTACGTCCACGCGGGCGGCCAGTACGAGTGGGACTCGGCCGCGCCGGTCGCGGTCGCGACCGCCGCGGGGCTGCACTGCTCGCGCGTGGACGGCCGCGCGCTCGAGTACAACCGGCGCGACCCGTGGCTGCCCGACCTGCTGGTGTGCGAGCCCGGACGCAGCGCCGAGCTGCTGGACCTCGTCGCGAAGGCGCAGGCGCTCGTCGCGGCGGATGCACGCCCCCAGGCGTCGACCCGGGAGGATGGGGTCTCGTGA
- a CDS encoding acyltransferase family protein, whose translation MTSATAEAVAASAERPTPAARRRDVQGLRAVAVLAVMADHVIGWPHGGFVGVDVFFVISGYLITGLLLREHRRSGTISFRGFYARRVRRILPNALLTLAVTVGLTAVLVGGSRLASTVRDAIAAALTVVNWRFAREGTDYFAQGLPPSPVQHFWSLSVEEQFYFVWPWLMLGLLVLTARRAAGRDRNARHGRALFAAMSAVVCASFVWAVVQTSAQPTYAFFSTLTRVWELGIGALVAIAAARLGMTLGRARPVLAWVGLAGIVVSLLVVREDAGFPAPWAVLPVLSTALVIAAGEGPGVRGPWPLTNRFANYVGDASYSLYLWHWPVVVLLPALLAEESPWFVPVALAAGVALALPAYHFVENPVRHVGGLPPRATLQRLRTPLVAATAITVLVVAGSATAVRALEERATPTVTAPPAVQADCRGALSLEHREACAGVTFAGMVPSPQDAERDTERAYDCYSTPTSGARTCEDGDPDGSLRVAVVGNSHAAALLPGLLEQADQRGWRVTVMVGNGCSLSRDVNDNCVETSAEIRSKLLEGEPYDLVITSGSRSAIGADKLSRVPGMEKMIRDVARRGSKVVAVSDGPIVSEAALACVARIGQDPAGCTIDLNEGFAVVDLLELAVERVPRARYVDIQDLYCTDTGCPVVIGGVLAYRDTAGHITATYSRSLGPLVVDRILAATGLDERADDEPTRTPASTPASTSDGGRDTTTTPDPLPSTASADG comes from the coding sequence ATGACGTCGGCGACCGCGGAGGCCGTGGCCGCCTCGGCCGAGCGACCGACCCCGGCGGCGCGCCGGCGGGACGTCCAGGGGCTGCGCGCGGTGGCCGTGCTCGCCGTGATGGCCGACCACGTGATCGGGTGGCCGCACGGCGGGTTCGTCGGCGTCGACGTGTTCTTCGTCATCAGCGGGTACCTCATCACAGGGCTCCTGCTGCGCGAGCACCGGCGCAGCGGCACCATCTCGTTCCGCGGCTTCTACGCGCGCCGCGTGCGCCGCATCCTGCCCAACGCGCTCCTCACGCTCGCCGTGACGGTGGGGCTCACCGCGGTGCTCGTGGGCGGCAGCCGCCTCGCGAGCACGGTGCGCGACGCGATCGCCGCGGCGCTCACGGTCGTGAACTGGCGGTTCGCCCGCGAGGGCACGGACTACTTCGCCCAGGGCCTGCCGCCCTCGCCCGTGCAGCACTTCTGGTCGCTGTCGGTCGAGGAGCAGTTCTACTTCGTCTGGCCGTGGCTCATGCTCGGCCTCCTGGTGCTCACGGCGCGCCGCGCGGCGGGTCGGGACCGCAACGCGCGGCACGGTCGGGCGCTGTTCGCCGCGATGAGCGCGGTCGTGTGCGCGTCGTTCGTGTGGGCGGTCGTGCAGACGTCCGCGCAGCCGACGTACGCGTTCTTCTCGACGCTGACCCGCGTGTGGGAGCTGGGGATCGGCGCGCTCGTCGCGATCGCCGCCGCGCGCCTGGGCATGACGCTGGGACGCGCGCGGCCGGTCCTCGCGTGGGTGGGGCTCGCCGGCATCGTCGTCTCGCTGCTCGTCGTGCGGGAGGACGCGGGCTTCCCCGCGCCGTGGGCGGTCCTGCCGGTGCTCTCGACGGCGCTCGTCATCGCCGCGGGCGAGGGCCCGGGCGTGCGCGGGCCGTGGCCCCTGACCAACCGGTTCGCGAACTACGTGGGCGACGCGTCGTACTCGCTGTACCTGTGGCACTGGCCGGTCGTCGTGCTGCTGCCCGCGCTGCTCGCCGAGGAGTCGCCGTGGTTCGTGCCCGTGGCGCTCGCCGCGGGCGTCGCGCTCGCGCTGCCCGCGTACCACTTCGTCGAGAACCCCGTCCGGCACGTGGGCGGGCTGCCCCCGCGCGCGACGCTGCAGCGGCTGCGCACGCCGCTCGTCGCGGCGACCGCGATCACGGTGCTCGTGGTCGCGGGCTCGGCGACGGCGGTGCGCGCGCTCGAGGAGCGCGCCACGCCGACCGTCACCGCGCCGCCCGCCGTGCAGGCCGACTGCCGCGGCGCGCTCTCGCTCGAGCACCGCGAGGCGTGCGCGGGCGTCACGTTCGCCGGCATGGTCCCGAGCCCGCAGGATGCCGAGCGCGACACCGAGCGTGCCTACGACTGCTACTCGACGCCCACGTCCGGCGCGCGCACGTGCGAGGACGGCGACCCGGACGGCTCCCTGCGCGTCGCGGTGGTCGGGAACTCGCACGCCGCGGCGCTCCTGCCCGGGCTGCTCGAGCAGGCCGACCAGCGTGGCTGGCGCGTCACCGTCATGGTCGGCAACGGGTGCTCGCTCAGCCGCGACGTCAACGACAACTGCGTCGAGACGTCCGCGGAGATCCGGTCGAAGCTGCTCGAGGGAGAGCCGTACGACCTGGTGATCACGTCCGGCAGCCGGTCGGCGATCGGCGCCGACAAGCTCTCGCGCGTGCCGGGCATGGAGAAGATGATCCGCGACGTCGCACGCCGCGGGTCGAAGGTCGTCGCGGTCTCCGACGGCCCGATCGTCAGCGAGGCGGCGCTCGCGTGCGTCGCGCGCATCGGGCAGGACCCGGCGGGCTGCACCATCGACCTGAACGAGGGCTTCGCCGTCGTCGACCTGCTCGAGCTCGCCGTCGAGCGCGTGCCGCGGGCGCGTTACGTCGACATCCAGGACCTGTACTGCACGGACACCGGGTGCCCCGTGGTCATCGGCGGGGTGCTCGCGTACCGCGACACCGCGGGGCACATCACCGCCACGTACTCGCGCTCGCTCGGCCCGCTCGTCGTCGACCGCATCCTCGCGGCCACGGGCCTCGACGAGCGAGCCGACGACGAGCCCACTCGCACGCCTGCGAGCACGCCTGCGAGCACGTCCGATGGCGGGCGAGACACCACGACGACGCCCGACCCGCTGCCCAGCACCGCGTCCGCGGACGGGTGA
- a CDS encoding polysaccharide pyruvyl transferase family protein produces MGRLRSTAGRAKRSLKRRVRNVVAPGVASDAKKASKAARDAAASADLAESALAEVRRIAGGLPGGVAAAAARPTTAKVAGRKPVVGLAGFFGDGNYGDELFLEVFKQHLGPHFELKVLADLPTSPYFSRDVKDVVADVDAIVIGGGDILQPWNQDPRYFNHAFLAKPVFVVGIGVPQYTGPNAPEEKEHIVARHRRFMAHPNVRRIGVRDDQAALWIRERLDPPGEILVAPDIVSSLDLPPATKPEGAPILGVVTRFRPNRAKPDDYSEVVKLAQHVSEQGWRVRQIILGTNNVGKRDLANAEDFVFEGKEVVYSEDLDDLSRAIGECTTLASMKFHGTVVATMYGVPSIVMIPTNKNINFMHRIGLDALVSSFDSPKLIEKFEGRPEVAPADLARIRRQATEHMRGLANAIAEAVVAR; encoded by the coding sequence ATGGGTCGACTGCGATCGACAGCTGGCCGCGCCAAGCGCTCCCTCAAGCGGAGGGTGCGCAACGTCGTCGCGCCGGGCGTCGCCTCGGACGCCAAGAAGGCCAGCAAGGCCGCGCGCGACGCCGCGGCCTCCGCCGACCTCGCGGAGAGCGCGCTCGCCGAGGTGCGCCGCATCGCGGGCGGCCTGCCCGGCGGCGTCGCCGCCGCGGCTGCCCGCCCCACGACCGCGAAGGTCGCGGGCCGCAAGCCCGTCGTCGGGCTCGCCGGGTTCTTCGGCGACGGCAACTACGGCGACGAGCTGTTCCTCGAGGTGTTCAAGCAGCACCTCGGCCCGCACTTCGAGCTCAAGGTCCTCGCGGACCTGCCGACCTCGCCGTACTTCTCGCGGGACGTCAAGGACGTCGTCGCGGACGTGGACGCGATCGTCATCGGCGGCGGCGACATCCTGCAGCCGTGGAACCAGGACCCGCGCTACTTCAACCACGCGTTCCTGGCCAAGCCGGTGTTCGTCGTCGGCATCGGCGTGCCCCAGTACACGGGCCCCAACGCGCCCGAGGAGAAGGAGCACATCGTCGCGCGGCACCGCCGGTTCATGGCGCACCCGAACGTGCGCCGCATCGGTGTGCGTGACGACCAGGCCGCGCTGTGGATCCGCGAGCGGCTCGACCCGCCGGGCGAGATCCTCGTGGCGCCGGACATCGTCTCGAGCCTCGACCTGCCGCCCGCGACGAAGCCCGAGGGCGCGCCGATCCTCGGCGTCGTGACGCGCTTCCGCCCCAACCGCGCGAAGCCCGACGACTACTCCGAGGTCGTCAAGCTCGCGCAGCACGTGTCCGAGCAGGGCTGGCGCGTGCGCCAGATCATCCTGGGCACGAACAACGTAGGCAAGCGCGACCTGGCGAACGCCGAGGACTTCGTGTTCGAGGGCAAGGAGGTCGTCTACTCCGAGGACCTCGACGACCTGTCGCGCGCGATCGGCGAGTGCACGACGCTCGCGTCGATGAAGTTCCACGGCACGGTGGTCGCGACGATGTACGGCGTGCCGTCGATCGTCATGATCCCGACGAACAAGAACATCAACTTCATGCACCGCATCGGGCTCGACGCGCTCGTCTCGAGCTTCGACTCCCCGAAGCTGATCGAGAAGTTCGAGGGCCGGCCGGAGGTCGCCCCCGCGGACCTCGCGCGGATCCGCCGTCAGGCGACCGAGCACATGCGCGGCCTCGCGAACGCGATCGCCGAGGCGGTCGTCGCGCGCTGA
- a CDS encoding glycosyltransferase family 4 protein, producing MPTVLAFPAWRDNPYLNLLYLATRGAGWDVQGTTAFDELVRRTRGLGSGDVLHVHWTSPICQAAPDARTARERLDTFVATVRAARASGVRLVWTVHNKLPHEVAYRDLELELAQHLTELADVVIQLNGHTVEAVADEYTLPVEKVVTLPHASYLGVYPDSMTQAQARTRLDVPLTSPTIGFVGQIRPYKGITTLLSAAGRVAQEVEDLTLLLAGKTREDVLPQVDAALPRGVRTVRFHDFVADADMQTWFRAADVMVFPYERVLNSGSVLLSATLGRPCVLPREAHLVAELGDEPWVTFYRPGGDVVDNLARAIRGALRSARRTAHDAAAYALRYPPYAMSRDFLRILDGQAPVGPAPRALAG from the coding sequence ATGCCCACGGTGCTGGCGTTCCCCGCCTGGCGCGACAACCCGTACCTCAACCTGCTGTACCTCGCGACCCGCGGCGCCGGCTGGGACGTGCAGGGCACCACCGCGTTCGACGAGCTCGTGCGCCGCACGCGCGGCCTCGGCTCAGGCGACGTGCTGCACGTGCACTGGACGTCCCCGATCTGCCAGGCCGCGCCGGACGCGAGGACGGCGCGCGAGCGGCTCGACACGTTCGTCGCGACGGTCCGCGCCGCGCGCGCGTCCGGCGTGCGGCTCGTGTGGACGGTGCACAACAAGCTGCCGCACGAGGTCGCGTACCGCGACCTGGAGCTCGAGCTCGCGCAGCACCTGACCGAGCTGGCCGACGTGGTGATCCAGCTCAACGGGCACACGGTCGAGGCCGTCGCCGACGAGTACACGCTCCCCGTGGAGAAGGTCGTCACGCTCCCCCACGCGTCCTACCTCGGCGTCTACCCCGACTCGATGACGCAGGCGCAGGCGCGCACGCGGCTGGACGTGCCGCTGACGTCCCCGACCATCGGCTTCGTCGGCCAGATCCGCCCCTACAAGGGCATCACGACGCTCCTGTCCGCCGCGGGTCGCGTGGCGCAGGAGGTCGAGGACCTCACGCTCCTGCTGGCCGGCAAGACGCGCGAGGACGTGCTGCCGCAGGTGGACGCGGCACTGCCGCGCGGCGTGCGCACGGTCCGGTTCCACGACTTCGTCGCCGACGCGGACATGCAGACGTGGTTCCGCGCCGCGGACGTCATGGTCTTCCCGTACGAGCGCGTCCTGAACTCGGGCTCGGTGCTGCTGTCCGCGACGCTCGGGCGCCCGTGCGTGCTTCCCCGCGAGGCGCACCTCGTCGCGGAGCTCGGCGACGAGCCCTGGGTGACGTTCTACCGCCCGGGCGGGGACGTGGTCGACAACCTGGCTCGCGCGATCCGGGGTGCGCTGCGCTCGGCGCGGCGCACCGCGCACGACGCGGCCGCGTACGCGCTGCGCTACCCGCCGTACGCGATGAGCCGCGACTTCCTGCGGATCCTCGACGGCCAGGCGCCCGTGGGCCCGGCACCGCGCGCACTCGCGGGCTGA
- the cysC gene encoding adenylyl-sulfate kinase, which translates to MSDEWTRWSGLPQLVLGATDADAVELALGGAIPPERHPVVAAAPDGAVVLLDDENTPVAVRERGGEALAPLRPRGLRGGEDADPRARLAARDVRDRLAPGPVLGVLVDDVLGLHQVDALVERAAGAGAVLLLCLVAPPRPAHALDVTAAGVVRAATAVRDELTRSGRTAVPVDVVAVPWAHDARLERLAWPAGEPALDELARAYGATDVLDLTQAPSAARAAYVEAEQRRAAVLEAQFPPAAARELASTRDSGSGPGAVVLFTGLSGSGKSTVAKAVAQRLQASVSRQVTVLDGDEVRHMLSAGLGFDRESRSQNVRRIGYVASLVAGAGGIVLVAAIAPFEEDRADVRRRTEAVAGFVLVHVATPLEVCEARDRKHLYARARAGDLPEFTGVSSPYEVPQDADVVLDTSHDDIGRAVDTVLEAVRAAGVDGL; encoded by the coding sequence ATGAGCGACGAGTGGACCCGCTGGAGCGGCCTACCCCAGCTGGTCCTCGGCGCGACGGACGCCGACGCGGTGGAGCTCGCACTGGGCGGGGCGATCCCGCCCGAGCGGCACCCCGTGGTCGCGGCGGCGCCGGACGGCGCGGTCGTGCTGCTCGACGACGAGAACACCCCGGTCGCGGTCCGGGAGCGCGGCGGTGAGGCGTTGGCGCCCCTGCGGCCGCGCGGGCTGCGCGGCGGCGAGGACGCGGACCCGCGGGCGCGCCTGGCCGCGCGCGACGTGCGGGACCGCCTGGCGCCGGGACCGGTGCTGGGCGTGCTCGTCGACGACGTCCTCGGTCTCCACCAGGTCGACGCGCTCGTCGAGCGGGCCGCGGGCGCCGGGGCGGTGCTGCTGCTGTGCCTCGTCGCGCCGCCGCGCCCCGCGCACGCGCTCGACGTGACCGCGGCGGGCGTCGTGCGCGCCGCCACCGCGGTGCGGGACGAGCTCACGCGCTCGGGCCGGACGGCCGTCCCGGTCGACGTCGTGGCCGTCCCGTGGGCGCACGACGCGCGCCTCGAGCGCCTCGCGTGGCCGGCCGGCGAGCCCGCGCTCGACGAGCTCGCGCGCGCGTACGGCGCGACCGACGTCCTCGACCTCACGCAGGCGCCCAGCGCGGCACGCGCGGCGTACGTCGAGGCCGAGCAGCGCCGTGCGGCCGTGCTCGAGGCGCAGTTCCCGCCCGCGGCGGCGCGCGAGCTCGCCTCGACGCGCGACTCGGGCTCGGGCCCCGGCGCCGTGGTGCTCTTCACGGGCCTGTCCGGCTCGGGGAAGTCGACGGTCGCCAAGGCCGTCGCGCAGCGCCTGCAGGCGTCCGTGTCGCGTCAGGTCACCGTGCTCGACGGCGACGAGGTGCGGCACATGCTGTCCGCGGGCCTCGGCTTCGACCGCGAGTCGCGCTCGCAGAACGTGCGGCGCATCGGCTACGTCGCCTCGCTCGTCGCGGGCGCGGGCGGCATCGTGCTCGTCGCGGCGATCGCGCCGTTCGAGGAGGACCGCGCCGACGTGCGCCGCCGCACCGAGGCCGTCGCGGGGTTCGTGCTCGTGCACGTCGCGACGCCGCTCGAGGTCTGCGAGGCGCGGGACCGCAAGCACCTGTACGCCCGCGCCCGGGCGGGAGACCTGCCCGAGTTCACGGGCGTCTCCTCGCCGTACGAGGTCCCGCAGGACGCCGACGTCGTGCTGGACACGTCGCACGACGACATCGGCCGCGCCGTCGACACGGTGCTGGAGGCGGTACGCGCAGCGGGGGTCGACGGCCTCTGA
- a CDS encoding glycosyltransferase family 2 protein, producing MTDGERTPAISVVVPTHDVVEWVDDCLTSMLDDQDVDLEVIVVDDDSRDGTWERVAARAAADPRVRAFRAPGVGGGQARNFGVEQARGEFLAFADGDDLVPRGAYAAMLASARSSGSDMVVGDFLKFSALATWRPTERWTGFADRAQGLSLTDRPQLVRNRACWNRLFRTRFWREQAIAYPSVPRSNDIVPMVTALVAARTIDVVPDIVYLYRERPGGTSMTAQAGADAAVASYLTQELLCARLLGSLEDDQLAATYWQMVLNADGWVHLRRYARGVQTPGEASAVPHLLTELLSLRRAYTFSRLRPEKQAVYALGTLGEVDLAREVLDAIGDGGSDPVPMDPVRAMRATQAAAGTGLLDERAQRGLAYALVVENVAGRSTPLDQDAADELVALAAPHADWFASSVAPVERPQDRLVRAALVSGDTRALRDASLGGEAQVVDAVVVGRTSAELELRPRADLATGASLELRAYKPGRPETQRSVGRVRQDGDRWRARVGARALPSEGTWALELLVTAPDGEVQVPLVVQRSAVRLQGGRLGRLTVRGKGTGTVPATLFRRPSVVRRVVRALRRRR from the coding sequence TTGACGGACGGCGAGCGCACGCCCGCGATCTCGGTCGTGGTGCCGACGCACGACGTGGTCGAGTGGGTCGACGACTGCCTGACCAGCATGCTGGACGACCAGGACGTGGATCTCGAGGTGATCGTCGTCGACGACGACTCGCGTGACGGCACCTGGGAGCGTGTCGCGGCGCGCGCCGCGGCCGACCCGCGCGTGCGGGCGTTCCGCGCGCCCGGCGTGGGCGGCGGCCAGGCCCGCAACTTCGGCGTCGAGCAGGCGCGCGGGGAGTTCCTCGCGTTCGCCGACGGCGACGACCTGGTGCCGCGCGGCGCGTACGCCGCGATGCTCGCGTCGGCCCGCTCGTCGGGCTCCGACATGGTCGTCGGGGACTTCCTGAAGTTCTCCGCGCTCGCGACCTGGCGCCCCACCGAGCGCTGGACGGGCTTCGCCGACCGGGCCCAGGGGCTGTCGCTCACGGACCGCCCGCAGCTCGTGCGCAACCGCGCGTGCTGGAACCGGCTGTTCCGCACGCGGTTCTGGCGCGAGCAGGCCATCGCGTACCCGTCGGTCCCGCGGTCGAACGACATCGTCCCGATGGTCACCGCGCTCGTCGCGGCCCGCACGATCGACGTCGTGCCGGACATCGTCTACCTCTACCGCGAGCGCCCCGGCGGCACGTCCATGACCGCGCAGGCCGGCGCCGACGCGGCGGTCGCGTCCTACCTCACGCAGGAGCTGCTGTGCGCGCGCCTGCTCGGCTCGCTGGAGGACGACCAGCTCGCCGCGACCTACTGGCAGATGGTGCTCAACGCCGACGGCTGGGTGCACCTGCGCCGCTACGCGCGCGGCGTCCAGACACCCGGCGAGGCGTCGGCCGTCCCGCACCTGCTCACCGAGCTGCTGTCGCTGCGCCGGGCGTACACGTTCTCGCGCCTGCGTCCGGAGAAGCAGGCCGTCTACGCGCTCGGCACGCTCGGCGAGGTCGACCTCGCGCGCGAGGTGCTCGACGCGATCGGCGACGGCGGCTCCGACCCGGTGCCCATGGACCCCGTGCGCGCGATGCGTGCCACGCAGGCCGCCGCGGGCACGGGTCTGCTCGACGAGCGGGCGCAGCGTGGGCTCGCGTACGCGCTCGTCGTCGAGAACGTCGCGGGGCGCAGCACGCCGCTGGACCAGGACGCCGCCGACGAGCTCGTCGCGCTCGCCGCACCGCACGCGGACTGGTTCGCCTCGTCCGTGGCGCCCGTCGAGCGGCCGCAGGACCGCCTGGTGCGTGCCGCGCTCGTCTCCGGTGACACCCGCGCGCTGCGCGACGCGTCGCTCGGCGGCGAGGCGCAGGTCGTCGACGCGGTCGTCGTGGGGCGGACCTCGGCCGAGCTGGAGCTGCGGCCGCGCGCGGACCTCGCGACCGGCGCGTCACTGGAGCTGCGCGCGTACAAGCCCGGGCGTCCCGAGACGCAGCGCAGCGTGGGCCGGGTCCGGCAGGACGGCGACCGCTGGCGCGCGCGCGTCGGTGCGCGCGCGCTGCCGAGCGAGGGCACGTGGGCGCTGGAGCTGCTCGTGACCGCGCCCGACGGCGAGGTGCAGGTGCCGCTCGTCGTGCAGCGGTCCGCGGTGCGCCTGCAGGGCGGGCGGCTCGGCCGCCTCACGGTGCGCGGCAAGGGCACGGGCACGGTGCCCGCGACGCTGTTCCGCCGCCCGTCGGTGGTCCGCCGCGTGGTGCGCGCGCTGCGCCGTCGCCGCTGA